The Lolium rigidum isolate FL_2022 chromosome 1, APGP_CSIRO_Lrig_0.1, whole genome shotgun sequence region AATAACCTCACGTAGTTCTGTGTTGTTTCTACTCCAACAAAAGGCCCAAAAAGATGCCTCTTGCTTCTCGGTCGTAGCCAAACACATCGATCCCCTTCAAAAGACCCAATAACCTCATGCACTGGAAATAAATTGATCCCCTCCTACATCCCAGCCTCTCAGGTCCCAGGTCGTAGCATCCACTCACGCACGCTCGCTTCTCTCACTTTGATCCCCTCGATCTGGACTGGAAGGGGACGAGGGGAACGAGTTGCTGGAGGAAGGGGACCCTGTCTAGGCAGCCTTGAGGAAGATCTAGAGGGCAGCTCGGAAGAGGAGCTTGACCAGCGGCGCGGAGGAGCTCCAATGGCACTGCCTCTTGCTTCTGCCTCGACACGGAAGTGGAATTGAGATGAGTACCggatccctaaccctaaccctcttgcTTCTGCGTGAGAGCCCACCTCCATAGCTCCTCCTCGCTTTTCCTATGGCATAGGCTAAAAGCTGAGCGGAAGGCTTCGCCGCTTAGCTCTAATCTACGCTTAAGCGTACGTTTAGGAACACTTTTTTTTAACCATGGATGGTATTGATTTGCAAAAATTATGAATCAAAAACCGTGCAACTGAAAGTGTGTCTATTTTAGGGGAAGAAGTGTgtcttactccctccgtccacaaataagtgtacgtgCGGGTTTTTCAAGAAATATTCTGAAGTGGAGTAAAAATACATTGagaacatgcatctctcctctttaattttttgacctccaataagctaagtgtatgtagaaaacaagaaaatatgtgattaatattattgggtttgatttccgtgcaatAAGAGAGATGCAATTATAGTGCATTGGAAAGATAGGAATACACTCTTTTGTGAACAAAGTTTAggactagatgtccacttatttgagggaAAACGCTTTCCATCAGCCCACCGATGGATCTCAGAAAATCGGTCGTTCCTCGCTCGCTACGGAAACCAGCACAACGCCGCCGCTGCTCTCCCCCCGCGAGCTCGCCGCCCAAGCTCCTCCCCCGGCGAGCGCACCGCCCAGCTCCTCCCCGACGAGCTCGCCGCCCCTGCTCCTTTCCCGGCGAGCGCGCCGCCCAATCTCCTTCCCGTCGAGTGTGCCGCTCCATCTCCTCCCCGTCGAGCTCGCCGCCCAAGCTCCTCCCCCGGCGAGCGCGCCGCCCAGCTCCTCACCCGACGAGCGCGCCGCCGGTGCCCCTCCCCCGACGagcgcgccgccgctgcttctCCTGGCGTGTGCGCCGTCTACTTCCCATCCAGCTGCGCGCCCCACCACCGGTGCTGTTGCCGGCGGGGGAGATATTGGTGGAGATGGCCAAGTAGGTTTGGGGGCAGCATACAATAATTTTTTTGTTGGTTTTACTGTTAACTATTGTTGTTAATATTTTGgagatttgttgtaaatatattttatgatatGGGAATTATTTTTTGTTGTAAATTTGTTGTGGATTATTGTTGTAAACACCTAAATTATTTGTGGTTTTTTTGCtaattatttgttgtaaatatgttaCTGAGCTGGTATGAAAGCTAAGTATTATTGTAAACACCCCAATATAAAAATGTTGGCTTTTGTTgtgaattattgttgtaaatatgttaCTAATTTGGTGTAAAGATATTTATGGCATGGAAACTGACTATTTGTAAACACCCCAAGAAAATGTTTTttgctcctagtttgttgttgtaaACATATTGGTTATTTTGTTGTAATcgtttgtcatttttgtaaataTAGTTTTTGATTTTTGTTGTTAGCTAATCTGTAATAAATAAAATGTTGTTAACCACTTTTGCATTGCTACAAACACatcttttttttgttgtaatGGCCTGCAATTTTTGTAAATGTCTATGGTAATTTTTGTTGGGAATGAACCTAGAGCAAAAATTATTGTTTAACCACTTATATTTGTAGCAttaatttttgaaaaatattGTCATGATTTTGTTGTATTACGTAATTTTTTGGTTCGCGGGGTgaagatttttgttgtaatacgcTCTATTATAGGCTAAAATCTGCACAGTGCATACCTATACCTTTATAGTTTAAATGGTCTGGCCCTGGACTGCGGGTTGATTTTCAGAAAACCTGAGGGGGTAAATGCAAACATTGGCGTGGCTGTTTGTGGACGCCGGATCGCGATCCGATGGCGCGGAGATCAACCGATTTTCTGGCCCCAGATCGGGCGACCGAGGGCTAGCGTTGcccttatttgaggacggagagtATATTTTAGGACAAACCCCAAATGTCCCCCCAAAGTTGTCAGATTAAAACCAGTGGTGGGCTTGACAACTttgcttttcctttttttttcttttttcaacagCGCAACTGCTACTTTAGCTGCTGCGCGGTCCTTATCTAAGCAATAACTGGCAACTCCTGTACAATGCGTTGCCTAGTTTGCATAGCTAGTGATGTCGATCCTCCTTGGTTTGCCCAAACGCGTAGGCATTATACACCTCCATCTGCATACCCAAAGCCAAAGAACGGAAGTAACAATATCCATGCACCGAATGCACGGATGCAACATTGCCGATCGAAGACCGACCCGAAGAAAGCTTGCTCGCACGAGCTGCTAGCCAGTAGCGCGGAGAATGGTAGCCGGTTCCGCGCCGTTCTTCATCGCGCCCGGCGTCACGCTAATGCTCGTCGCGTGCGTTCTCGTCATCTTATGGGCCCTGCGGCGTggggccggcgccggcgcagcCGCCGATCAGGAGCGTGCACTCGCCGCGGAGGACGGCAGAGGCAAGGGCCTGTCTGCCGACGAGCTCGAGGCGCTGCCGTGCCATGACTTCTTCTCCGATGGCGCCGCGGCCGCCGACTGCTCGGTCTGCCTGGAGGCGTTCGAGGCCGGCGACCGGTGCAGGTGCCTGCCAAGGTGCGGGCACAGCTTCCACGCCAGGTGCGTCGACCCGTGGCTGGGGAAGAGCCGCTTCTGCCCCGTGTGCCGCGCCGACGTGGTGCCCGTGGAGCCGGAGGGCGAGCTCGTCAAGGTGGCTAGGGAGGGCGCCTTGGCGGAGCCAGCTTTGGGGGCGGAGATGGCGCTGGACAGGAGAAACGCGGCCACGTTGGAGATCGTGGTGATTGAAAGGCTGCAGCAGTACAGTTGGACTCTTCATCCCGGGGTCCTGTTGCGCTAGCTTGATTTCTATTGTTTTTTTTACTATATATATAATGGATATTTTGAGATGTGTGGGCATTTTTTTAAGACATGCATTAACATTGTTGATGGACGCTGAACAATTTTTATGATCTACTTTTGTATCACCGCGATACAAAATAAAAgttgaacatttaacaaattctaCAAACAATATAACCAAGTTGCGGAAATAAATATATTGGTTGGAGTAAGTTTTATGATGATATATCTAGGGAAAAGTGAACGAGAGACTTTATAACAAATCAATCTTCTTTGGACATATCATTTGTTGTAGGTTGGTGAGGAAGAGGGTTGTAAGGTGGAGGGGCACGGATTCCCCATGGGCGCCACCATCGATCTACCGTATGGAGAGGCACATAGGTGGGTCTAGGGATGCGAATTTGGGTGTCGTGGGGTGGACTCGACGAGCGCCATACGGTGGACGGTGTAGGCAGCTACCCACGAGTGACATGGGGAGGGGACGTCCAGGAGCAACACCTCGGTGAAGTGGAGTTTGCTGGAGGGTAGGAGGAGAGCTAGTTGGTCTTCCATGTCAATTTTTATTGCAAAGCGTTTCTTATGGTCAACAATGGTGCATGGAGAGGATGTACGAGGGGGGATGTGTACATTGTGGGTACTATGTGTCACGCGGAGCGTGTCACATCAGGACCAAGCCCCAGGAAAGGCGCCAGCTGGGAGTACGTCTTCGGCAAAGGAAAGTGACAACGAGTGACCTGCGAGTCACATAGGATAGTGGATGCCAGTTGCGTTTGGTGAAAGGGATTTAACACCCGTGATCTGAGGATATCAGTaggaagaaaaataaaaatcGTCTCCACTCCTGCTCCCCTTTTCTCTCTTCCTCCCCAAGCAAACCTGCTTTGTATCAGATCTCGTTATATCAAAGGTTTGGTGAACGCGATTCATACACCTTGGGCATAGCAAATGGTATCAGAGGCTCTGTTCGATCCGTAGCGTTGCAATAATCTCAAAATCCTACTAGTAAATCGTCTGCTCACAGTTGTTGGTTTCTTTCGAGCGATCCGGCATAAATCCCATGCAACGTTCGGTTGATTCAGAGGAGTTCGCCGCAACGGCCCCGTTCAAGCCGAGCGCGCAAGTCCGATTCACGGTGAGCGCAATGGAGGCGATGGAGGCGCGGTTGCTGGAGAAGTTGGGGAAACTGGATACGCTTGAGGAGTGCTTCACCACATTAGAATCCAAGTTGGATCTTCAAGCGCAACGCATGGATCAAGTGCAGATCATGGTCAATCTGTCCATGGAAAAGTTGGGGAAGTTGGAGGAGGAGCAAGCTTCGTTGGCGCTCGCGGTGAAGAACAAGGAGGCGGCGCCAGTGCGTCGGCAACCGCCGGCGGCAAGCATCATTGGTCCACGGCCGTCAAGTGCTCCGAATTTGGAGGTAGCAACATTCTCACCTCTTGCTCCCGAGACCCCAGAAGGATCTAGGTTGCGCGACCAGATACACCTCGTGCACGAACCTGAGGACACTCACCAGCGTCGGCCATGGATGCAGTGGATGGATTTTCCGCGCTTTGATGGCTCAGATGCGAGTATATGGGTAGATACCCGTGAAACCTTCTTCACTCTGTACCAAATTTCGCCGAGTTTTCAGGTGTCAACCGCAACGATGTACCTTAGAGATTCAGCTGCTCACTGGTACCATGCTTTCAAACAGAGTCATGGAAAACTTACTTGGGAGCAGTTCAGACAGGCTGTGTTGCTGGAATTTGATATTGACACTCATCGAGTCAAGATGAAGGAACTTCTTCAGTTGCGTCAAGTGGGCTCGGTAGCAGAGTACCGCCGAcagtttgaaaagctggtttacaACATTAAGCTATATGATCCGTCTATTGGAGGCATTATGCTAGTCACTCAATTTGTGCGGGGGCTGAAGGAGGGGCTGCATATTGCAGTAGAAGCACAGTTGCCAGAAACAGTACAGCGTGCAACACTGATGTCACAAGCCTATGAGTAGCAGAGAACCAGAAGGGCACGGAAAAAATCTACAAGCAAGTGCATAACAATACTTGAAAATATAACAAACATAAGTTTGCATCGGGAGAAGCCTGGAAGGCTCAGCAGCTCAAGGAATACAGGAGAGCCAATAACTTGTGCTTCAAATGTGGAGAGAGGTGTGTACCTGGGCCCCAGTGTGCAGCTCCAGTAGCAGTACAATTGAAAGCAATGCAAATGAAGAACACTTCCGAGATTTTATCTGATGAGCTACTGGAAGTGGTCACACACTTGGAATCCCTATCCATGCATGAAACTAAGCAATTGTCTTTGCATGCTATTAGTGGTACTGACAACAGCACAATTCAGTTGTCTGCCCAAGTTAACCAGTTGACCATGGTGATGTTAATTGATGCATGCAGTACCAGTAGCTTCATTGATATATCTATGGTCTGCCCAAGTTAACAAGTTGACCATGGTGATGTTAATTGATTCATGCAGTACCAGTAGCTTCATTGATATATCTATGGTGAACAAACTGGGCCTGGTGCCAGAGACCAGACCACCAGTTCAGGTGAAGGTAGCAAATGGAGAAAAACTGAGGTGTGATAGTTATATCCCTGCATTTGCGTGGTGTACTCATGGCATCAAATTTGAGCATGATATGCAGGTGTTGGACATGGGAGGATACTCGATGCAGTGATGGGAATGGATTGGCTGAGGAAGTTCAGACCTATGAATGTTGACTAGGTGGCGAAATGGTTAGAATTTCCATACTTGCAAAAACGGTCAGATTACAAGGAGTGGTGCCTACCAATCAAGATCACATCACAGAGATATCCTTGGAACAGGTGATCCAGTTACATAGAAACAATGAACTTTGGGCAACGAAAATTTTGGAAAATGAAACTATAGTGACTAGCATTCCTGTTCCTACAGCAGTGCAACAGTTTGAGCAAATTTTTCAAGAACCCACGGACTTACCGCCATCTCGGATTTTGGATCATGCAATTACTCTGTTATCTGACAGCACACCTGTCAATGCTAGACCATATCGATATTCTCCTTTTCAAAAGGATGAAATTGAAAGGCAAGTGGCACAAATGTTGAAAGCTGAGATTATCACAGCTAGCGTCAGCCCATATGCCTCTCCAGTCCTATTAGTGAAAAAGAAGGATGGACAGTGGAGATTTTGCATCGACTATAGAAGGTTGAATTCGGTCACAATTAAGAACAAATTTCCAATGCCAGTTATAGATGAGCTTTTGGATGAACTTGCGAGCACTAAGTTCTTTTCGAAGTTGGACCTCAGAAGTGGGTATCATCAGATTCGCATGGTGGAAAAGGATGAGGAGCACACTGCATTTAAGACTCATCATGGCCATTTCTAGTTCCGTGTCATGCCATTTGGGCTGACCAATGCTCAGCCACATTCCAGTGTGTGATGAACTCCATTTTCTCTGGTTATGTGAGGAAATGTGTGCTGGTTTTTATGGACGACATATTGGTGTACATCAAATCCTTGGAAGAACACTTGCGACACTTGAAGATTGTGTTCCAGATATTGCAGGAGAACAAATTATTTGCCAAGCTCAGTGAGTGTCAATTTGCAGCAACTCAGTTGGAGTACCTCGGACATATTATATCTGATCAGGGCGATGCTACTGACAAGTCCAAAACGGAAGCTATGTTGCGCTGGCCACAGCCCATAAATCTCACTGAATTGAGGGGGTTCCTTGGTCTCACTGGATACTATAGAAAATTTGTGAAGCATTATGGGATTTTGGCCAAACCTTGACTGATATGTTACAACAGAACAAAGCTTTTGTATGGACAACACCTGCTCAACAAGCTTTTGATAACCTGAAGCAAGCCATGTCCAGGACACATGTCCTCACATTGCTAGACTTTAACTTACCCTTTGTAATAGAGAAAGATGCATGCGATGATGGCATTGGAGCAGTGTTACTCCACCATGGACATCCAATAGCTTATCTCAGCAAAGCATTGGGCATCAACAACAAGAATCTTCCCATATATGAAAAAGAATTTGTGGCAATTATGATGGCGCTGGACAAATGGCGAGCTTATTTGCAGCGGGGTCCTTTTGTAATTAAAACTGATCATAAGAGCTTATGTTGCCTGGAAGATCAGGTGCTACACACAAAACTGCAAAGAAAAGCAATGACAAAAATGATTGGATTACAATACAAGTTTTAGTATAACAAGGGCAGTGACAATACCCCTGCATATGCTCTGTCCAGGATTGGGCATGCATTTCAGGAAATCTCGGTGGTGCGGCCCGATTGGATACAAGAGGTGGTAAATTCTTATGTGGTAGATCCTCTGGCCCAGCAGTTACTCAAGGAATTGGTTGTGGCTGGCACTAATGCACAAGGATACTCATTGAGTGATGGCTTAATACACAAAGACGGCAAGGTATGGATTGGAGCCAACATTGGATTGCAGACGAAACTCATAACAGCATTCCATGCATCTGCCTTGGGAGGCCATTCTGGCATACAGGAAACATACCACAGATTGAAGAATCTATTTGCTTACACGTGCATGAAGGTGGCAGTAGAGGAATTTGTGAAACAATGTACTATTTGTCAGCAAGCAAAACACGAAAACTGTAAGTCACCAGGCCTTCTTCAGCCACTTCCTTCTCCTACCGCTCCTTGGTTGTCCATTTCTATGGATTTCATTGAGGGTTTGCCAAAGTCTAGTGGCTATGATGTTATCTTGGTGGTGGTGGACCGCGACCGCTATACTAAATATGCTCATTTCCTGCCACTGAAGCATCCATTACTGCCTCCACAGTGGCTCAACTGGTACTGGATAATGTAGTGAAGTTGCACAGCTTACCCACCTCGATTGTTTATGACAGGGATAAGATTTTCACAAGTGCCCTTTGGCAGAACCTGTTCAAGAATTTACACACACAACTCAATTTAAGCACAGCGTATCACCCTCAGTCCAATGGGCAGACAGAACTTGTGAACCAGTGTTTGGAGTTATACTTGCGGTGCTCGGTAGCGGCTTCATTAATAAAATGGGCAAAATGGCTACCTCTGGCAGAACATTGGTACAACACCTGTTACCACACTTCTCTTGGGTGCTCTCCATTCAAGGCGCTATATGGGATTGAACCTTCTCATGGCTTGTTTCTTGTCAGTTCAACCTCAACTTCCCCTGAAGTCgtagagatgctccaggaaagaCAAAATCTCTCCAAGTTCCTACAACAACAAATTGCAAGAGCAAGTCACTGGATGAAAAAAGTTGTTGATGAAAAACGTTCATTCCGCGAGATTCAAGTGGGGGATCAGGTATTGCTCAAACTTCAGCCATATGTGCAGAAAAGTGTGGTGCACCGTCCATATCCCAAACTGTCATTCAAGTACTTCGGCCCATTCTCGATTTTAGCCAAATATGGGACAGTGGCTTACAAGCTTGACCTACCAGCTGACAGTCAGGTTCATCGTGTGTTCCATGTATCTCAGTTAAAACCCTACATATTGGAACACACACCGGTCTTCGCTCAGCTCCCTTTCCCGGTCCAGCTTGACATTGCAGATTTGGCTCTTATTCTTGACAGGCGCTTGGTAAAACGCGCCAATGCTTCTTATCTACAGGTGTTGATCAAGTGGACCACTCTCACTACTGAGTTGGCGACTTGGGAAGACTATGAAGTGATTCGTCAACGATTCCCGGATGCAGCAGCTTGGGGACAAGCTGCAACTCAAGGGGGCACCAGTGTCACGCAGAGCGTGTCACACCAGTACCAAGCCCCAGGAAAGGCGCTAGCTGGAAGTACGTCTTCAGCAAAGGAAATTGACAACGAGTGACCTGCGAGTCACATAGGATAGTGGATGCCAGTTGCTCTGGTGAAAGGGATTTAACACCCGTGATTTGAGGAGATCAGTAGGAAGGAAAATAGAATCGTCTCTACTCCTGTTCCCCCTTTTCTCTCTTCCTCCCCAAGCAAACCTGCTTTGTATCAGATCTCGTTATATCTAAGGTTTGGTGAACGATTCATACACCTTGGGCATAACACTATGCACGCGTTAGCCTTGTGAGATGTTATCGCCAAAATTTGCAGTAAGTGTTGCGGAGCTTCTCCATACAAATGAAGGCCGCTGAGAGGTGATCAGAtgcacgagaaaaaaaaaagaggcttTTCTATTTTCACCGCATTCCAGTTTCACTAAAACATCGTTATTTGAACATACTTACTTAAACACAACCTCCACTCAAAATTATAAGGCATTTTTATGCTAGTACGTGGAGAAAGATCCAAGCCCAAAGGCCGAACCAGCCTAAATTGGCGTGGGCCGAAGCCTTGTCTTGTCGATAAACCAGGGAGGTCTGTCTGTCTGCTCGCTCACTCTTCGCCACAACCCCCCACTTTCTCACCCGAGGACGAATCCCCAACCCCGACTTCCGACGAGCGGATCTGTCGACGATGGCCTCTCCCAACTCCGGCGGCATCACCATCAAGGTCAGCACCACTCCCTTACCTCCTCCGTTCCTCCCCCGCCAACCACCCAACCACCAGCGCGCTTTCAGGATTTAGCCGCCTCCTGCACGATATCTCTAGCCGCCGCAAATTTTGCCGGCGCTCTTGTACCCAGCTTCCCCTCCGAGGTTTCTCGGCAGCGCGGTTCTAATCCGTATAAATGGGTCATTCGTGGATTCTGTGTCGTCGTCGATTCCATGGCCATCGGGTTAACCAGGCTCTTGGCGACCTTGCTCATTCAATCTGTTCCTTTCTCAATTGCAGGCCGAACAGGACTCGGACGGCTCGGCCCAGAGCACTGCTGACATGACCGCTTTCGTACGTGCCAGATTGAGTTCATATGTATTTGTGCTATGAGGATTGTAGATTTCGAATGTGCCTCTTCTTTTTTTGTTCTACCTGCTAC contains the following coding sequences:
- the LOC124647237 gene encoding RING-H2 finger protein ATL39-like; protein product: MVAGSAPFFIAPGVTLMLVACVLVILWALRRGAGAGAAADQERALAAEDGRGKGLSADELEALPCHDFFSDGAAAADCSVCLEAFEAGDRCRCLPRCGHSFHARCVDPWLGKSRFCPVCRADVVPVEPEGELVKVAREGALAEPALGAEMALDRRNAATLEIVVIERLQQYSWTLHPGVLLR